CAATTAAGAAtcaaaatttagttttatttgtgagcaaatatgaaaaaaattaagaattgaGGTAGGCAGAAAGTAAAAGGATTGAGGGAAGCTGGATAGGGCAACTgagttatttttttatcattccAGCAAGGGAATCTAGGAAGATGGAAAGATTTGGCATTTCATAGGACAAACACATTCGGATATCTCAAATACTGTACAATGTGCTAATCTTATTCAAGACAAAACATACAAGTGCAAAAATACATAGCCTACCTCAATTTCGAGTACTCATTAGATCAAGTCCAACAGTCCAGTAACTGATAGTTTTTGGGGGCCTGCTTTTTAGGGAAGAACTCATATCCATGTCCACAGGTTGTGAATcgacaataaattaatttcatgtatatatttaaaatatagtttaGGATTGCTGCTATTGTTATTTGTTTCCCTAGCAATGTAAAGAGGTGCACATCCAGGCAGTCTATTCCCAGTGGAGGtcattcaaaatacatttgtgtAAGTCTAACAAGACCAGGACGTTACAGATGATCCTTATAAAGCATGTACACATATAAGTGATGTAAGTTAATGAAATGAGTTTAGGAGAATTAGCCACTATCCTAGGAAGAAAGAGACATTCATCTGTTACCTCACAGAACAGCTTTGGAATGCTTGGGCAAGATGATTGTGCTAGGCTTTGACAGTTTGGGTTTAATAATAAACCATGTAAGTTTGCCATTTGCAATCAGTATTGAATTTTCAAATATGATAATTATCTCAGCATAACATTAAATGAGAACTCATAACAATATTATATGTACTTCtattgatatatttttatctGTCAATTAATTTCAGTACAGCTTCAATTCACATAGATCAATGGGTTGTTAGATCTCTGGTATTATACAAAatcaggttgtttttcttttggaataCCAAATATTTGGTCTTAaccatttttgtgtttctctcttGTAATTCATTCTAAAGAAAACGGAGTTCAGAACTTCTCCCACTAATTGATCTGGACTTCTCAGTTAGTTTTTCTTTGTTGGATCTTCCTCCTGTAAATGAGTACGACATGTATATCAGGAATTTTGGTAAAATGAACACTAAACAGGTAGGTAGCAAATACACAGTAATATTTAAATCCTGAAAATGCTGAttgttctggaaaatattttttcttacaaaagaaaGTTACTAAAGCTAAGAGGAcaataaagtaataaattaattaagCCTTAATTACCATAAAGCAACGATATCAAAACTTTTGGCCAGACAGgccatttcctttctgtgttaGGGCTCTCTCGTGTTCCTTCCCCATTTTCTAAAGGACTTTCTGTATGTCTGTGGCTCACTGTCCCACGTATACTGGGTTTAGAGTTTGTGCATCATGTaagacatttctgtatttttgcagtAGGTCTAGCACTCTTGTGTGAAATGTGGTTAAAAAGTGCATGTACAAAATAGTGACACTGTGTCAGTATGCTTAGGTCTGAATTTACAAATAGAAGAGATTGCATGCATCggtttttaaatgactgtttaaGTTCTATTCAGTTATGTGCTGTCATTCTTAGCTGTGTCACCCATATATGGATCACTTTATCTTTCTACTTCAGGCATATGTTCAGTGTAACGAGGACAATCTTGAGAGAGACATTCAGACTGAGGAAGTTGAGACATTGGAGAAATGGACACAGCATCCAGGAGAAAGTGCCCTTGTATCTGGAGGTGAAGAACATTTTAATCTTATTTATGGACGTATGCATGTAAACTTTCTCTTTTGTACCCATTAATTGTCAGAATTTGTAACGTGGCAGGCTGCATTGATAGCAAACTGCTATAGGCACTCTGAATCCCCTTGTGGAGGGGGTGGAGAATAAGCAGCAGAAATAGTTTCTTCCTTCTGGATTGCTGTTTCTGTTGGCAGCAGATACAATTCCCCAACAGATCTTGTTCTTCAGTACTGTTATTTCTGCTGAAGAGAAGTTGATTCCTGCCACTCTTGCTTAAAAATTTCATTGTTCTTATGGTTTTCTTAAATAATTCCTTTTTGAAGTGTcaagtttggttttggttttgttttttcttaggtCCCATAAACAACCAGGATATGTCAGTGAATGGAGCTCTAACACCTAAAATTGATTCACAAAGATTAGCAAATTTCCTCCGGTCTGCTTGCCAGGTACACTTACATACTTAATATCCCTTGAGTTGTGTGCATAAGTATGCAGTGTGATAGATCATTTACAGTACTTGTTCTgactaatttaaataaattacttaaatAATACTCATTATCAGTGAGATTCATCTCCCTGCAAAGGAATGGAACCAGAGATGTGCAACTTGTATGTCTGTAAAGCTCTATTTGCAAAGATATAAAATTAGCAAGAGAGTTGATAAAGGTTTATTAAAATAATCCACATGCCTTAGAAAGCTACAAATAGCAAAGCTGAAAGATAAGATGACCCTTTTATTTCTATAAATGTAATTATGTTTGAAAGGTGATTGCTGTTTTGCTAGAGGAAGATCAAGTTGCAGCACAACCCAGGTGGAAACTAAGATCTCGACAAACCAGTCTGTCTATTAGTGATAGCTGTTTCCAGTTAAATACTAACCAGCCATTCCTTCATGGTAAGGGAATTTTATTCTACACCTTTTAGTATACAGTGTGAACTCTTCTTCCTTATGCAAAATACCATGCTCTTTGTCTTGACTGAAGTGCAAACAGCACATATCAGGATATACAGATGATGTAAAGCccacttttcttttaattgcacTAATCTTGCTATAACTCTGTGCAGACTGGTTTCACATAGGGAACATCAGAGCATCCTAGCTGCTGTGAAACCAGGAATATAGCCAGTGATTAGCATGATATAGGGGTGTCCTGGATGTAATTTCTTGCCCCTCTTGTTGAAGGGCCATCCCAAGGGGTGTAATTTCATTTAGGGTCTTTATGCTGACAGTAGGGCCAAAGTTGCAAGTACAGCAAGGTTGCTGAACAGGGAGAATATAGCCTGATATATTTGAACTGCAGCTATATCTTCCCCATATAAGCAGTTGATattcagaggaaaagcaaaattaaaaataaagtatctgtAATTATGTTAGGAAGACCTATTATAACACAAAACCATATGTATTCTAACACGAACACACGAGATGAACCAGAAAAAGCCTGGCCTGTGCTGTTTCCTGTTTGAGACTTAGCTTAATTTTCAGTATATATACTGACATCAGATCAGATTGGCTTGCTTATGCCCAGAATAATTATTCTATTAACTTCCTGggtctttttttgctttctacttAGTTCCAATCTTTTGGATTCCTTCTCTAGTCCCTCTGTTTTTCTTGTATAGCATCAAAAGCATCCCACTGTTAATAGAAATATTCTTTATAATTATGTTTTAGCTTCTTTGGTTGTTGCTATAGCAGCTAAATATGCTTTTTCATCTGCAGTTGAGTTTActcttttatttattgtttttctttcttgatttttttaatggtttagaCCGAAAAATATCCTGCCTATACGTCTCTCAAGTTCACAGGCAGACACTACTTTCTGTTCATGGATTACCTAAAAAAGCAGGTGTTGGTTTACTGAACAGAAAGAGCATCATATGCGTTTGGAACATCTGGCAGCCATCCAGTCCTCAGAAAGTTTTAATATGTGACTCAGAGGTATGTTTTAATAACATTGTATATTTGCCCATTGGCTTTATtatgtgtatttgttttcttgtcttgCTGCAAGATACGTCATCTTTTGAGAAACACATTTGAGCCTAGTGAGTAAAGCACTATTCTCATTCCATTTTGTGCTCCAGTACTAGAATGTAGTGATGATCATGGTGggtttttgtggtgggtttttttggggttttttggggttttttttttgtttgtttgttttttttaattttgactcAATTTCGTGGttgaaaaggagagggaagtAAAATGGCTTGTTCAGATGGTGTTAGGACTTCTCTCTACCCATCAGTATCATACAGTTTAATCAACCCCTTCAGCTTTGTGGCAGTAGATGCAGATTACACAACAATTGTCTTGACAAGGGAAGGCGTACTGAAAGTCTTGTATCCTACTTCCATTTTAAATACCGCAAACACCTGTAATCTGTCTTTTGTGGATTTGCATGCCTAGGAAGAACAAACGTTTTTCAGGCTTAACAAATCATTGGCCTTTATCATAATATCAACCATGCATATTTTTACTGCTTAACAGGTGATATGTTGCTGCTTTAGTCCCAGTAAAACAACATTAGTTTTTGCTGGAACAATAGATGGTTCATTGCTGGTGTGGGATCTTCAAGAAGACTCAAGAATGCACCCTCATATGATGATCAGTGAAACTGACTGGACGTTTAGAGTTCCAACATTTTCCACTGGTTAGTATCTGTGTATTCTGATCAGTCATTTTGTGGGCAGTGAAACAATTCCAGTACTTATTCTTCTAAGAACACTCTTTCTTAGTAGCCTAGTTTAGCCATTTCAGAGATGATATTTAGTCTAGTAAAAATTGCCAGTAAAAATAGCTGTAAAGAAAAGTGAGCCAGCTCGATATGCAGCAAGCAGTGAGAATAGAGAGGTGAACCAGATGTAGAACCTAAGGAccactgtaaaattaaaatggaCTACTCAGCTACTACCTCATCTGAAATCATTAGCATAGTCAATTTTCATCATTTTATctcatttatataatttatatttatttaatataactTACAATTCTTTTTTATCTACATATCAACACACATATTaagatgtaattaaaaaaaatgaaagcaatttaaGACTGTAAAACAGTTTCTCAAATGTCATTTAAAGGTCACAGTCTGTACAAATTGTCACCCAAGTCTTGATGTTTCTATAAGATTGCATGCAAGATACAAGCATAACTTAGAAGCAGTGCAGTGCTACTCTTGTGGGTTCTAGAGAGCTATTAATCTCCTCCTAATGTAGATATCTGTATATGGTTAGCTGGATTGATTGTATTGATTAGATTTAATTCATTACAGATATTATACAGCTGTCTTATATGTAGATACATTTTAAGTGTCTTAATCTTTGATCTGAATCTCACCCTTCTGCAGTTCTAAAATTCCACTTATGTAACTTTATGACTTCTGGATTCTATCTAGATACACTAAAAGTTGAGTCAggattgtggggtttttattgCCAATTTATCAATTATTGTAGTAATGTAAGATCTAGGAATTTCTCATATTTTCATTGCATATACAACTGTCTTTTTACAATACTATTGGTTCAACACGTATGGGGATCACATCATTAGAGACAAGAAGTGTATGAAGGCTAAATGTCAGAGGTGATCTATATAATGGAGTAAGTTGAATTCTGACTTCCATAGTCAGAAGTCAGTTACTTTTAGTCTTTTGTTGAAGGGATTCTGAAGCTCTGACCACACTTTGGGACCCAAAAGTTCTCTGGTTCGATATCTCTAGAAATGTATCAACTGCATGTTGGAGCAAAACCTGGACATACAGTTTCCTGTCATCCAGCTTGTCACATGAGCAAAATCTCTAGCACTGGGGCCAGTTGGGAGCTGTAGCATGCTCTTTGCAGGTTCTTAATGGCGGAGAagcacagcaacaaaaaataatgTGGAATTCATTTGTTGCATTGTTTAGCTATGGCCTGAATTAGTGTTGCATACATATTGGGAAGCCAGAAGAAAGTTTACGTTTCAAAAGTGCTTGTGGGTGACCTCCTTTCATCCTTTGACATTTACTTGTCattgcatttctctttttttctacatttctgaTCCCTTAATGTAAGATCAATATAACATAGGCTTTTATATCTTTTCTTACAATAcagggatgaaaaattcaaaagTTACAGAGGTTTATTTAGGGCATATAGCTGACATACTAGAAGATGCAATCCAAAGTACTTCACTCTGCATTTGAAATGGTGTATGAGATCCATAAAATTTTATGAATCTGATGGAAATGAATGGATCTTCATGCCTCTTTCCAATGTTTGTCATTGCAAATTTAAAGGGAGAAGCAAGTCATTAATCTTATTGATGTTTTCATTGTATGTAGTTGTACGTTGAGAGACTGGGAATGAGATGTACATACCAGCATTTGTCTCAATCTTAATTATAAATTAGTGCCATTTTTCCTGACACTGTGCTGTACCCTAGACTGAAAAATAACATATagcaatatttttgtaaataattttattactgcaaaataagtcctggattttttttgtgtacaGGTGCTACCATTTAACTTACActgaagtattattatttttctaaatgtctAAATTTTTCACCACATGCAGAAAATCCTCTTTTGTTCACAAGTGTATCTAATTGCAGTAGCCATGTAAACGTAAACGTTAGTTGGCTGTTGAtagacttttaatttttttagtagaTCAAAGATGCTTGGTCTTGCGTTGCACGGTGAGCTGGTAGTCAAATGTATGTATACAGTTTCATGTAGTTGCTTATATAAGCAAGTGTTTTTTATGCTGTATACTTAGGAAGCTTTATGCCTTTAGTCTTAAATGAGATTAAGTTCAGCACACAGAGCAAGTCCAGAAATCAAGAGTATCTGACAAAGAATGCATATTGGAATACCTCTAAATatacatttactttaaaatgttattaaagggtaaatacatattttcttttggtGAATTATTTGTTTCAGCATAGTTACATTCTATTAAATAATACTATGTAAGAgtaatttttcttcaattttgtCTTTTCTATAGTAAGCAGTGATTTATTTCTACCTCTATTATTTATGGAGCTTGAAATGAACATAATTCCTTTCATGGTAACCCTGCAATGGCAGATTTTAATGAAATGTCTGGTACAGTGGCATAAATGGTGCAGCAGTCATTTGGAAAATGAGAAGTAAATACAAATGGTGAAACATCAATTTATCTAGTAGTATTTTGTTAATTTAGGAAACAGTTTGCAGTATTTTATTTGAGACTTTTACAAAGTAATTCTTTGTGAAGTTATTATTTGCCATTCTTTATAATCGTCATTTTCCCATAAGCCAAAAAGTGAttagggttttgttgttgtttgtgttaAAAATAATAGAGTGTTTACCTCTCACTGCCCTTAACTACAGATGGTGTTCTAAACTCGGTAAACCACAGCTCTCCTATATTAGCAGTGGAACCTATCTCAACCTCTCTCTACACTGATCAGAGATACGGGCTCTCAAGCCTCTCTTCTCAGGAGGGTATGTAAGCTGCTCTTCAAAGCATCAGTACGTCCGAGTCTTTCTTTAGGTATCTAGTGAAACAAATATATCATGGCCAAAATCCAGTTTATAATTCTATTCTGCCACTTGTCTGTAGTATTAGTTGCATACaatattcatgtttattttctgctctcttttttaTGTAATGTTCATTCAGTTTCACATCAGATGTGGGTGCATGCTTGTTATAATGTCTATTTTCAAGACAATATTTTGTTCTTCCATGATAAAACAAGTTATCTCTCAAAAACTGCCTTTAGAGAAGTCATTGTGCTTCTGTAATGTCTTTGAAGAAATCAGAATGCCTTTAGAGACGTCTTAGTGCTCCTATAAtgtcaaccccccccccccatctaaAAAGGTGAAACAACTTGCTTATATCTGAAAGCATTTACAATATGTGACTGTACTTGGTGGTTCTTCCTGTGCCTTTTGCCTAATTTTTTTATGACCAACCTCTGCAAAGAAACTTTAATCCTTATATTCCCAATTCTCAGTCAGTGTGCTAGAGGAGACATTATTTATTTCCATTGCAGATTTTCACATTGAAATCCTTAGTAGTCCAAAGAACTGTGCTGCATATTGCAGGTTTTACAAGATTTCATCTATTGCACTTTATGTTCTGTTCCAAAGTCCATGCAGAATccagacattttaaaagatgaagaCAGAGAACATCTGCTTATCTGATAGGACAAACTGAACATACtagtttcatgcttttttttttcccttagtagAATTAGGGCACTTTCCTTTTTTATGCAGCTGAAAGGATCATAAAAGTTTCAGAGAATGTATTAACCTAGGAAATGTTTCAAATTCTTTGATATCGTTCAGGATGAAGGTCAGTGTATGAATATAAATTGTTATGATTTCTTCCATAGAAATGTCAGGCCCTCCATTTCAGATAGCTTCAATGGATGAAAATGGAATCCTCAATATGTGGGTGAGTAATATATGTATGAAAAGAGAGAGTATCATGTTGGAATAATAAAATGCTTCTTCAAATACAGCAACCCATCCAGAATTTCTGATGAGAATTTCCTCCCTGAAAAGTACAGCAACACTAGCTATTCTGTTgaaattttcctcaaaatttttGACCTGACTCCCTACTGCCATGATGTTATCCTTAGGCAAAACTATTAACAGGTACATGAATTCATGAGAACAGGCAATCAGTAGTTCTGCTTCATAGGAATATGTCACATATTTCTATTAATTAAATAACAGACCTCGGTCCTCTTTCACCCACCCACTTTATATTATTTGAATCACAGTGGTGTCAGAGACTGTACTGAATGTATGTGAGCAATGAAATTCataatttatgtaaaataaatgtttaagagGCAAAATGTGAAAATCTGTGGGTAAGATTACCCTGCCTAAACTATAATGGGCAGGTAAGCACCAGTTCTGTTGCTCTTAATTACCGTTCTGACAACTTTTCTTTCTAGTggacattttcagtatttttctgatgCAGCTTTGGCCCAGGTGCCGAACCTGTTGTTTGCACCTGAATTGATCTTGCTTGAGGAACTGAATGGCTCAGTGAATAATAAGGGGAtaaaagtatttcctttctgtATCACCAGCTAAGTCCCTTAAAGCTCTAAGTGACTTTAGTAGCAACAGATTCAGGTCAGATGATCTACCTTTTCTATGTGAAAAGCACAGGACACAAGTTACAATTCCTTATTTTGGGGtttagggtggtttttttgtgaCCGACCAAACCGACAAGATGCCAACTAGCAATTAAGTGTAGAATGTAACTTCCCATAttctgcttttcagcagggaacatcCAGCAGGCATGTGAAGCTATTTTTAACATTGCAAACATTGACAGTGGATAGAAAATCTATCTGTAATCATTATAACATTAGACCTATCTAAATGTTTCTTTAGAGTTATGTTATACATTATTACAACTAGTTAAAAAACTAAAGTCTGGTAAATATTTATTGCTTATTAATGTTAAATATTGActtttcaggtagttgttgaATTACAAAAAGTGGATTTAGCTGGTTCACAAACTGATTTAGGTGAGTACTCTTCATTAGAGGTAGAATAAAGTGCTTGAGTGTTGAGATTATGAAgtcagaagagagaggaagagtcaGTAAGGAAAAGATTCATTCTGAATAGGTTATATATCTGATATTTGGGGTTATGGGTTAGGTATCATGAGAGTTATTTTCACTGCTATCTGAATCTCATCTGCTAAATCTGTATTGGTAATTGCCACCAGACAACCACATTTCTTATAATGTCATAGCAGATTTCTGTGTCCTCAACAgctttttttcaaagaatatgAGACTTTATGTCTTTCTTAGTCCtcctgttctttctttagtttcaACCAAATCTGTTAGAATGCTTTTGTTGCTTCCTATATCTCCATTTTGCTAATTGTCCTGGAAGTTCTCTTTTGGGTAAGGTACCActtttttgtgagaaaaaagttCCATTGAAAAGTTTCACTCTGTTGTGAGAAAAAAGTTTCCATGAAAAAAGTAAAGAACAAAGTCCAATTAGCCCTTTTTGAGTTATATGAATGAAGAAAATTACATTGTTCTTTGAACAAATTTAGACTCAAGTATTTACCTAAATGGACAAGGCTGTGATTAAAATCCtgatagttttaaaatacatatataaacaaTGAAGTAATACTAACAAACTAGAATGTTTGATCAATTTTCTAATTTATAAGCTCGTGTGCAATGTCTGGCCCTATTAAGCCACTAAAGCTGGGTATTATGTCTGTGGAGAAGTACATTTTAAATCTATGGtcatatttttacagttttactgCCACCAGGATTCatgtttttccccttcaaaaaatTCGTGTGTTTGAAGgatttgaattatttatttttttctctactaaCAAGTAAAACAGACCAACTTTATGGAAGCATTATTACAGTCTCTCATTCCTATAATTAATTGTCAAAGATCCAAGTGACATAAATGTGCATTTTCACCATTGATAGAATTGGGTTTTACAGAGTGATATTACAGGATGTTATATACATACtgtaaaactaaaacaaacataTAGTCATGTTCCcctttctctgttctctttctttgatttctgtcAAAGATTACAACTTTTCAGATTTGATTTCTGAAGTAAGCAGTTCCAAATTATGTGAAATTCTTACATATCAAAAGCTGTATTTACAATAAACAATTATGAAATATCCTTTCACTTATTAGCTTGGGTTTTAATTTGATGATAGCACTTTCTTAATGCAAAGTGCTTAAATTAGtttgaataattattttatataattttaggTTTAATTCCTGGAGGGAAAGTGAAGTTAGTACATAGCTCTACTATGGAATTGAATAACAGGTAAGAAAACAGGGTCGTTTAGATTTTACATGTGTATCTCACAAAGCTGATTTTTCCTGTACTTTAGTAATTTGCTgttatgtaaaatatatttaacaatatCTTCATTagttgtttaggggttttttaatatagatttctTTCTAGAGCTAGTCATAGACATTTTAGATTGAGTTTCTGTATGTACTTGCACAGCTTTAGGAGACAACTTCCTGTATTTATGTCATCTTCTACCTTAATGTTTTTCCTAGCCTTTTCCCGAAGGATGTGCACCAGAGAATGCCCCAGACACTGACTATTAAATTTCTGTCTTCTAATCCTAATCATTTCATTGTTGGAACAAACATTGTGAGTAATGTGATGAAATTAATCtgattgttattttttgttttggaagcTGCCCCATTTACTTGAAATTTTACCAGTAGactgtatataaaatgtataaTTTGAGACTATTATTAAAATTTGTTAGCTATTAAAATTTGTTATGTGTAAAGGATCTTTAATGTAGCAGCTCTGTGaattatttaactttttcttgTAGTACTGATAATGCAAATTTTGTTGTGtttaattaattatatttatatttttcacaGGGGCTGGTAGGCCATAGTACAAGACACGATTTAAAAGTTCTTCCAAAGCTATTCAGACCCCAGGAGAGCAGAGTGAGATCAATAAGCATCAACGCAATTGATTTCTTCCCTTTTGGAAAGCCACTATTTTTggtatgaaaacattttaatataatgcaagtttcttttttttttttttttattacttgctGAGGGAGGATTTATAATTTGACGTATTTAACTAGACGTGATAGTTGATTTACCTCACTAATTCCAATCTGCCATGAAGGGTGACAGCAAATCCTGTGTCCTGGCATTTAAACTTTGCTTATGTAAAAGGTGGACCATCTAGCTCACAGGAACAAATTACAATCTCACTTCAGCCTTATAACTTATTCTTGTTTTTACTGAAATTCAGAATTGCAAGCAGGTCTTCTGCTGTTAATGAAGCCTCAGCTGTTTCTCACTGTTATCATACATGTCTTAGTGACATAATCATTTTTGAGACAAAATATCTATATTGCTGTGAAATAAAGGTCTGTGGGGCAGCTGTGGGCACTCCCTGTCTTCCATTCCTCTCCACACTGGGCATACCCTTGGGGTATGCCTGGCAGTGTACCATGTGGTCAGGTGTGTTCAAATCTAACCTCAGTAGTTCATATTGACACACCCACTTTATTTGTCGCCCATGTGAAAATTTATTCAATGCAAGTTGAATCTAACTCTGGTAGGATTTTCCATCTGCTTATCTTTGCATATATTTGTACTTGATCCTCTCTTAAAAAGGCTTTCTTTCTAAAATTGCCATGATTTACATGGCTTCATTGGGATTGCCTAAGGTATAAAATGAATGTGTTTGACTACAGTATATGTATTTTATGTCACCACTGTGCAGTCAGAACTTTCTTTTACCAGTAAGGATGTTCTTACCTGTTGCCCAAACACATTTATTTAGAGTGATACTGACTTCTATAAGTTTGTATCTGAAGAGTCCTTTTAAATGTAAGAGCAATTTGCAAAATCACTGTAAAAAGTCATCGTAATTTGAAAATTCTAGCAAGTCTTCCTGATGTAGAGGTAGCCCATGGTAGTAAGAGTaagttattttctgtttgcaaagaaTAGTTTCTTTTCTACCTGGATTAGAGCAAACTTGTAAATTATATACTAGGCAAGACATAGGTTATAAGAAAATATCTGGAAACAGTGATATCTGCCTGTCTTTGGATTTAGTTGTTCATTAAGAATCAGTTCAATACCATTATACTGTTAAGCACAGCCTGTCCTCCTGAAAGCTATTCTTGGTTTTACAGATTACATGTGTCACTAAGTAGCCATCTGAATTGGTCTCTAGGCTCTGACCTCGCCCCAGTTCAGACTACTGTCAAGTTCTGCTGGGTCATAGTATCACTGAAGTTGATAGtttgagaactttttttaaaataggaaattagGACTTCAACCCAGGATTAGTGGATTAGATTGCTCTAGTACGCTCAGTAGAGAGTTACTGCTTTTGaacagaaaattacattaaaagttAAAATCCAGATAGTCCATATAGTGAGATACAAGATATATGTGCCATTCGAGTCAGataactaattttatttaaatgtttgagATTCCCAAGAATTGAATTGCAGTTTTTATCTTGCTTAGTTTGTTTTGTTCCcaggaagtattttctttttgactATGATATAGGTCGGCTGTTCAGATGGAAGTATTAGATTACACCAAATGACATCAGAGTATCCCCTCATGCAGTGGAATGACAGCACAAATGGGCAGCCAAT
The DNA window shown above is from Strix aluco isolate bStrAlu1 chromosome 1, bStrAlu1.hap1, whole genome shotgun sequence and carries:
- the DYNC2I1 gene encoding cytoplasmic dynein 2 intermediate chain 1 isoform X4 — protein: MDFQMANQRQSSRSMASKQKKRSSELLPLIDLDFSVSFSLLDLPPVNEYDMYIRNFGKMNTKQAYVQCNEDNLERDIQTEEVETLEKWTQHPGESALVSGGPINNQDMSVNGALTPKIDSQRLANFLRSACQVIAVLLEEDQVAAQPRWKLRSRQTSLSISDSCFQLNTNQPFLHDRKISCLYVSQVHRQTLLSVHGLPKKAGVGLLNRKSIICVWNIWQPSSPQKVLICDSEVICCCFSPSKTTLVFAGTIDGSLLVWDLQEDSRMHPHMMISETDWTFRVPTFSTDGVLNSVNHSSPILAVEPISTSLYTDQRYGLSSLSSQEEMSGPPFQIASMDENGILNMWVVVELQKVDLAGSQTDLGLIPGGKVKLVHSSTMELNNSLFPKDVHQRMPQTLTIKFLSSNPNHFIVGTNIGLVGHSTRHDLKVLPKLFRPQESRVRSISINAIDFFPFGKPLFLVGCSDGSIRLHQMTSEYPLMQWNDSTNGQPIIALQWALTRPAVFFVLDASSSIYIWDLLENDLLPVAKEAIPSENIVTMALLGEPEKTNGLLGIALAKESGQIDVQCVKKKWALPQPDESEKLQLILLQSF